In the Acanthopagrus latus isolate v.2019 chromosome 23, fAcaLat1.1, whole genome shotgun sequence genome, one interval contains:
- the LOC119013851 gene encoding myosin heavy chain, fast skeletal muscle-like isoform X1 — protein sequence MSTDAEMEQYGPAAVYLRKPERERIEAQTAPFDAKTAYFVAEPAEMYLKGKLVKKEGGKATVETDCGKTITVKEEDIHPRNPPKYDKIEDMAMMTHLNEPCVLYNLKERYASWMIYTYSGLFCVVVNPYKWLPVYDTTCVQAYRGKKRIEAPPHIFSISDNGYQFMLTDRENQSVLITGESGAGKTVNTKRVIQYFATIAAIGAKKADAQQQTSKIKGSLEDQIVAANPLLEAYGNAKTVRNDNSSRFGKFIRIHFGTTGKLASADIETYLLEKSRVTFQLSAERSYHIFYQLMTGHKPELLEALLITTNPYDYPMISQGEITVKSIDDVEEFIATDTAIDILGFNAEEKMGIYKLTGAVVHHGGMKFKQKQREEQAEPDGNEEADKIAYLLGLNSADMLKALCYPRVKVGNEMVTKGQTVPQVNNSVSALCKSIYEKMFLWMVIRINEMLDTKQARQFFIGVLDIAGFEIFDFNSLEQLCINFTNEKLQQFFNHTMFVLEQEEYKKEGIVWEFIDFGMDLAACIELIEKPMGIFSILEEECMFPKASDTTFKNKLHDQHLGKTKAFEKPKPGKGKAEAHFALVHYAGTVEYNINGWLDKNKDPLNESVVQLYQKSSNKLLALLYAAMPGADEAAGGGGKKGGKKKGGSFQTVSALFRENLGKLMTNLRSTHPHFVRCLIPNETKTPGLMENFLVIHQLRCNGVLEGIRICRKGFPSRILYGDFKQRYKVLNASVIPEGQFIDNKKASEKLLGSIDVDHTQYKFGHTKVFFKAGLLGTLEEMRDEKLASLVTMTQALCRGYVMRKEFVKMMERREAIYSIQYNIRSFMNVKNWPWMNLYFKVKPLLKSAETEKELQQMKENYDKMKTDLATALAKKKELEEKMVSLVQEKNDLQLQVASEVDNLSDAEERCEGLIKSKIQLEAKLKETTERLEDEEEINAELTAKKRKLEDECSELKKDIDDLELTLAKVEKEKHATENKVKNLTEEMASQDEAIAKLTKEKKALQESHQQTLDDLQAEEDKVNTLTKAKTKLEQQVDDLEGSLEQEKKLRMDLERAKRKLEGDLKLAQESIMDLENDKQQSDEKIKKKDFETSQLLSKIEDEQSLGAQLQKKIKELQARIEELEEEIEAERAARAKVEKQRADLSRELEEISERLEEAGGATAAQIEMSKKREAEFQKLRRDLEESTLQHEATASALRKKQADSVAELGEQIDNLQRVKQKLEKEKSEYKMEIDDLSSNMEAVAKAKGNLEKMCRTLEDQFSELKAKNDENVRQLNDINGQKARLQTENGEFSRQLEEKEALVSQLTRGKQAFTQQIEELKRHVEEEVKAKNALAHAVQSARHDCDLLREQFEEEQEAKAELQRGMSKANSEVAQWRTKYETDAIQRTEELEESKKKLAQRLQDAEESIEAVNSKCASLEKTKQRLQGEVEDLMIDVERANALAANLDKKQRNFDKVLAEWKQKYEEGQAELEGAQKEARSLSTELFKMKNSYEEALDHLETMKRENKNLQQEISDLTEQIGETGKSIHELEKAKKTVETEKSEIQTALEEAEGTLEHEEAKILRVQLELNQIKGEVDRKLSEKDEEMEQIKRNSQRVIDSMQSTLDSEVRSRNDALRVKKKMEGDLNEMEIQLSHANRQAAESQKQLRNVQGQLKDAQLHLDDAVRGQEDMKEQVAMVERRNGLMVAEIEELRAALDQTERGRKVAEQELVDASERVGLLHSQNTSLMNTKKKLEADLIQVQGEVDDAVQESRNADEKAKKAITDAAMMAEELKKEQDTSAHLERMKKNLEVTVKDLQHRLDEAENLAMKGGKKQLQKLEARVRELESEVEAEQRRGADAVKGVRKYERRVKELTYQTEEDKKNVNRLQDLVDKLQLKVKSYKRQAEEAEEQANTHMSRLRKVQHEFEEAQERADIAESQVNKLRVKSRDAGKVCLLSN from the exons ATGAGCACAGACGCAGAGATGGAGCAGTATGGCCCGGCGGCGGTCTACCTCCGGaagccagagagggagaggattgAGGCACAAACTGCTCCTTTTGATGCCAAAACCGCCTATTTTGTGGCTGAGCCAGCGGAGATGTACCTCAAGGGTAAACTTGTGAAGAAAGAGGGTGGAAAAGCCACGGTGGAAACCGACTGTGGAAAG ACGATCACAGTAAAAGAGGAGGACATCCACCCCAGGAACCCTCCCAAGTATGACAAAATTGAGGACATGGCCATGATGACCCACCTCAATGAGCCTTGCGTGTTGTATAACCTCAAAGAGCGTTATGCATCATGGATGATCTAC ACCTACTCTGGGTTGTTTTGCGTTGTGGTGAATCCCTATAAGTGGCTTCCTGTGTATGATACTACATGTGTACAAGCATACAGAGGCAAGAAGAGGATTGAGGCTCCACCCCacatcttctccatctctgacaATGGCTATCAGTTCATGCTCACTG ATCGTGAGAACCAGTCTGTCCTGATTAC TGGAGAATCCGGTGCTGGAAAGACTGTCAACACTAAGCGTGTCATCCAGTACTTTGCAACAATTGCAGCTATTGGAGCTAAGAAGGCTGACGCACAACAGCAAACGAGCAAAATTAAG GGCTCTCTTGAGGACCAGATTGTTGCAGCCAACCCTCTGTTGGAGGCCTATGGTAATGCCAAGACTGTGAGGAATGACAACTCCTCTCGTTTT GGTAAATTTATCAGGATCCACTTTGGCACTACTGGCAAGCTGGCTTCAGCTGATATTGAAACAT ATCTGCTGGAGAAGTCTCGTGTCACCTTCCAGTTGTCTGCTGAGAGGAGCTACCATATCTTCTACCAGCTGATGACTGGTCACAAGCCTGAGCTCCTGG AGGCTCTTCTGATCACCACCAACCCCTATGACTACCCAATGATCAGTCAGGGTGAAATCACTGTGAAAAGCATCGATGATGTGGAGGAGTTCATTGCAACAGat ACTGCTATTGACATCTTGGGCTTCAACGCTGAAGAAAAAATGGGCATCTACAAGCTGACTGGAGCTGTGGTTCATCATGGTGGCATGAAATTCAAGCAGAAGCAGCGTGAGGAGCAGGCTGAACCAGATGGCAATGAGG AGGCTGATAAAATCGCCTACCTCCTGGGCCTGAACTCAGCTGATATGCTGAAAGCTCTGTGCTACCCAAGAGTCAAGGTCGGCAATGAGATGGTGACCAAAGGTCAGACCGTCCCACAG GTCAACAATTCTGTCAGCGCTCTGTGCAAATCCATCTAtgagaaaatgttcttgtgGATGGTCATCCGTATCAATGAGATGCTGGACACAAAGCAGGCAAGACAGTTCTTCATTGGAGTGTTGGATATCGCTGGATTTGAGATCTTTGAT TTCAACAGCTTggagcagctctgcatcaaCTTCACCaatgaaaaactgcaacagTTCTTCAACCACACAATGTTTGTCCTGGAGCAAGAGGAGTACAAGAAGGAGGGTATTGTTTGGGAGTTCATTGACTTTGGTATGGACTTGGCTGCCTGCATTGAGCTTATCGAGAAG CCAATGGGCATCTTCTCCATCCTTGAAGAGGAGTGCATGTTCCCCAAGGCCTCTGACACAACTTTCAAGAACAAGCTGCATGATCAGCATCTTGGCAAAACCAAGGCCTTTGAGAAGCCAAAGCCTGGAAAGGGCAAGGCTGAAGCTCACTTCGCCCTGGTTCACTATGCTGGCACAGTTGAATACAATATCAATGGCTGGCTGGACAAGAACAAGGACCCCCTGAACGAGTCAGTTGTTCAGCTCTACCAGAAATCGTCCAATAAACTGCTGGCGTTACTATATGCAGCCATGCCTGGAGCTGATG aggctgctggtggtggcgGCAAGAAGGGAGGCAAGAAGAAGGGTGGTTCCTTCCAGACTGTGTCTGCTCTTTTCAGG GAGAACTTGGGCAAGCTGATGACCAACTTGAGGAGCACCCACCCTCACTTTGTCCGCTGTCTGATTCCCAATGAAACAAAGACCCCAG GTCTTATGGAGAACTTCTTGGTCATCCACCAGCTGAGGTGTAATGGTGTGCTGGAGGGCATCAGAATCTGCAGAAAGGGCTTCCCAAGCAGAATCCTCTACGGTGACTTCAAGCAGAG ATACAAAGTATTGAATGCCAGTGTCATCCCTGAGGGACAGTTCATTGACAACAAGAAAGCTTCAGAAAAGCTGCTGGGCTCCATTGATGTGGACCACACTCAGTACAAGTTTGGACACACAAAG GTATTCTTCAAAGCTGGTCTGCTGGGTACcctggaggagatgagagatgagaaacTGGCTTCACTGGTGACCATGACTCAGGCTCTCTGCAGAGGATATGTCATGAGGAAGGAGTTTGTTaagatgatggagaggag GGAAGCCATCTACTCAATTCAGTACAACATCCGTTCATTCATGAATGTTAAGAACTGGCCATGGATGAATCTCTACTTCAAGGTCAAGCCTCTCCTGAAGAGTGCTGAGACTGaaaaggagctgcagcagatgaaggagaaCTATGATAAGATGAAAACAGACCTGGCTACTGCCCTGGCCAAGAAGAAGgaactggaggagaagatggttTCCCTGGTACAGGAGAAGAATGACCTGCAACTCCAAGTGGCTTCA GAAGTCGATAACCTCTCTGACGCTGAGGAAAGATGTGAAGGGCTCATTAAGAGCAAGATCCAACTCGAGGCCAAACTCAAAGAGACAACCGAGAGactggaggatgaagaggaaatcaATGCTGAGCTGACTGCcaagaagaggaagctggaggatgaatgCTCTGAGCTGAAGAAAGACATTGATGACTTGGAGCTCACTTTGGCTaaagtggagaaggagaaacatgCCACAGAAAACAAG GTGAAAAACCTGACAGAGGAGATGGCATCTCAAGATGAGGCTATTGCCAAGTTAACCAAGGAGAAGAAAGCCCTCCAAGAGAGCCACCAGCAAACACTTGATGATCTccaggcagaggaagacaaagtcaaCACTCTGACCAAAGCCAAGACAAAGCTGGAACAGCAAGTGGACGAT CTCGAGGGGTCACTGGAGCAAGAGAAGAAGCTCCGCATGGACCTTGAGAGAGCCAAGAGGAAGCTTGAAGGAGATCTGAAACTAGCCCAGGAATCCATAATGGATCTGGAGAATGACAAACAGCAATCTGATGAGAAAATCAAGAA GAAAGACTTTGAAACCAGCCAGCTCCTCAGCAAGATTGAGGATGAACAGTCTCTCGGTGCTCAGCTTCAGAAGAAGATCAAGGAGCTCCAG GCTCGtattgaggagctggaggaagagattGAGGCAGAGAGGGCTGCTCGGGCTAAGGTTGAGAAGCAGAGGGCTGACCTCTCCAGGGAGCTTGAGGAGATCAGTGAGAGGCTCGAGGAGGCTGGTGGAGCAACAGCTGCTCAGATTGAGATGAGCAAGAAGCGTGAAGCTGAGTTCCAGAAGTTGCGCCGGGATCTTGAAGAGTCAACCCTGCAGCATGAAGCAACCGCATCAGCTCTCCGCAAGAAGCAGGCAGACAGTGTTGCAGAGCTGGGAGAGCAGATCGACAACCTCCAGCGTGTcaagcagaagctggagaaggagaagagcgAGTACAAGATGGAGATTGATGACCTCTCCAGCAACATGGAGGCTGTTGCTAAAGCTAAG GGTAACttggaaaaaatgtgcagaactCTTGAGGACCAGTTCAGTGAGCTCAAAGCCAAAAATGATGAGAATGTTCGCCAGCTGAACGACATTAATGGACAGAAGGcaagactgcagacagagaatg GTGAGTTCTCCCGTCAGCTTGAAGAGAAGGAAGCTCTTGTTTCCCAGCTGACCAGAGGAAAACAGGCCTTCACTCAACAGATTGAGGAGCTGAAGAGACACGTTGAGGAGGAAGTCAAG GCCAAGAATGCCCTGGCCCATGCAGTTCAGTCAGCCCGCCATGACTGTGATCTGCTCAGAGAGCAGtttgaggaggagcaggaggccaaAGCTGAGCTACAGAGAGGAATGTCCAAGGCCAACAGTGAGGTGGCTCAATGGAGAACCAAATATGAGACTGATGCTATCCAGCGcactgaggagctggaggagtcCAA GAAAAAGCTTGCCCAGCGCTTGCAGGATGCTGAGGAATCCATTGAGGCTGTGAACTCCAAGTGCGCCTCCTTGGAGAAGACCAAGCAGAGGCTGCAGGGTGAGGTGGAGGACCTCATGATTGACGTTGAGAGAGCCAATGCTCTGGCTGCCAACCTTGACAAGAAGCAGAGGAACTTTGATAAG GTCCTTGCAGAATGGAAACAGAAGTATGAGGAGGgccaggcagagctggagggagcTCAGAAGGAGGCTCGTTCTCTCAGCACTGAACTGTTCAAGATGAAGAACTCTTATGAGGAGGCTCTGGATCATCTGGAGAccatgaagagagagaacaagaacCTGCAGC AGGAGATCTCAGACCTGACTGAACAGATTGGTGAGACTGGTAAGAGTATCCATGAGTTGGAGAAAGCCAAGAAGACTGTAGAGACTGAGAAGTCTGAAATTCAAACAGCACTGGAGGAAGCTGAG GGCACACTGGAACATGAGGAGGCCAAGATTCTCCGTGTCCAGCTTGAGCTCAACCAGATCAAAGGTGAAGTTGACAGGAAGCTGTCAGAGAAggatgaggagatggagcagatcAAGAGGAACAGCCAGAGAGTGATTGACTCCATGCAGAGCACTCTTGATTCTGAGGTCAGGAGCAGGAATGATGCCCTGAGAGtcaagaagaagatggagggagacctGAATGAGATGGAGATTCAGCTGAGCCATGCCAACAGGCAGGCTGCTGAGTCTCAGAAACAACTGAGGAATGTCCAGGGACAACTCAAG GATGCCCAACTGCACCTTGATGATGCTGTGAGAGGACAGGAAGACATGAAGGAGCAGGTTGCCATGGTGGAGCGCAGAAATGGCCTGATGGTGGCTGAGATCGAGGAGCTGAGAGCCGCTCTggaccagacagagagaggacgcAAAGTGGCTGAACAGGAGCTGGTTGATGCTAGTGAGCGTGTTGGACTGCTTCactctcag AATACCAGTCTTATGAACAccaagaagaagctggaggctGACCTCATCCAGGTTCAAGGTGAAGTGGATGATGCTGTTCAGGAATCAAGAAATGCTGACGAGAAAGCCAAGAAGGCTATTACTGAT GCTGCCATGATggctgaggagctgaagaaggagcaggacaCCAGTGCTCacctggagaggatgaagaagaaccTGGAGGTCACAGTCAAGGACCTCCAGCACCGTCTGGATGAGGCTGAGAACCTCGCCATGAAGGGTGGCAAGAAGCAGCTCCAGAAACTGGAGGCCAGG GTACGTGAGCTGGAGAGTGAAGTTGAGGCCGAGCAGAGACGTGGAGCTGATGCTGTAAAAGGAGTTCGCAAATatgagaggagagtgaaggagCTGACATACCAG actgaggaggacaagaagaaTGTGAACAGACTTCAGGATCTGGTGGACAAGCTGCAGCTTAAAGTGAAGTCTTACAAGAGACAGGCTGAGGAGGCT gaggagcaggccaACACCCACATGTCCAGGCTCAGGAAGGTTCAGCATGAGTTTGAGGAAGCTCAGGAGCGCGCTGACATCGCTGAGTCCCAGGTCAACAAGCTGAGAGTCAAGAGCCGTGATGCTGGAAAGGTATGTTTGTTATCAAATTAA
- the LOC119013851 gene encoding myosin heavy chain, fast skeletal muscle-like isoform X3, translating to MSTDAEMEQYGPAAVYLRKPERERIEAQTAPFDAKTAYFVAEPAEMYLKGKLVKKEGGKATVETDCGKTITVKEEDIHPRNPPKYDKIEDMAMMTHLNEPCVLYNLKERYASWMIYTYSGLFCVVVNPYKWLPVYDTTCVQAYRGKKRIEAPPHIFSISDNGYQFMLTDRENQSVLITGESGAGKTVNTKRVIQYFATIAAIGAKKADAQQQTSKIKGSLEDQIVAANPLLEAYGNAKTVRNDNSSRFGKFIRIHFGTTGKLASADIETYLLEKSRVTFQLSAERSYHIFYQLMTGHKPELLEALLITTNPYDYPMISQGEITVKSIDDVEEFIATDTAIDILGFNAEEKMGIYKLTGAVVHHGGMKFKQKQREEQAEPDGNEEADKIAYLLGLNSADMLKALCYPRVKVGNEMVTKGQTVPQVNNSVSALCKSIYEKMFLWMVIRINEMLDTKQARQFFIGVLDIAGFEIFDFNSLEQLCINFTNEKLQQFFNHTMFVLEQEEYKKEGIVWEFIDFGMDLAACIELIEKPMGIFSILEEECMFPKASDTTFKNKLHDQHLGKTKAFEKPKPGKGKAEAHFALVHYAGTVEYNINGWLDKNKDPLNESVVQLYQKSSNKLLALLYAAMPGADEAAGGGGKKGGKKKGGSFQTVSALFRENLGKLMTNLRSTHPHFVRCLIPNETKTPGLMENFLVIHQLRCNGVLEGIRICRKGFPSRILYGDFKQRYKVLNASVIPEGQFIDNKKASEKLLGSIDVDHTQYKFGHTKVFFKAGLLGTLEEMRDEKLASLVTMTQALCRGYVMRKEFVKMMERREAIYSIQYNIRSFMNVKNWPWMNLYFKVKPLLKSAETEKELQQMKENYDKMKTDLATALAKKKELEEKMVSLVQEKNDLQLQVASEVDNLSDAEERCEGLIKSKIQLEAKLKETTERLEDEEEINAELTAKKRKLEDECSELKKDIDDLELTLAKVEKEKHATENKVKNLTEEMASQDEAIAKLTKEKKALQESHQQTLDDLQAEEDKVNTLTKAKTKLEQQVDDLEGSLEQEKKLRMDLERAKRKLEGDLKLAQESIMDLENDKQQSDEKIKKKDFETSQLLSKIEDEQSLGAQLQKKIKELQARIEELEEEIEAERAARAKVEKQRADLSRELEEISERLEEAGGATAAQIEMSKKREAEFQKLRRDLEESTLQHEATASALRKKQADSVAELGEQIDNLQRVKQKLEKEKSEYKMEIDDLSSNMEAVAKAKGNLEKMCRTLEDQFSELKAKNDENVRQLNDINGQKARLQTENGEFSRQLEEKEALVSQLTRGKQAFTQQIEELKRHVEEEVKAKNALAHAVQSARHDCDLLREQFEEEQEAKAELQRGMSKANSEVAQWRTKYETDAIQRTEELEESKKKLAQRLQDAEESIEAVNSKCASLEKTKQRLQGEVEDLMIDVERANALAANLDKKQRNFDKVLAEWKQKYEEGQAELEGAQKEARSLSTELFKMKNSYEEALDHLETMKRENKNLQQEISDLTEQIGETGKSIHELEKAKKTVETEKSEIQTALEEAEGTLEHEEAKILRVQLELNQIKGEVDRKLSEKDEEMEQIKRNSQRVIDSMQSTLDSEVRSRNDALRVKKKMEGDLNEMEIQLSHANRQAAESQKQLRNVQGQLKDAQLHLDDAVRGQEDMKEQVAMVERRNGLMVAEIEELRAALDQTERGRKVAEQELVDASERVGLLHSQNTSLMNTKKKLEADLIQVQGEVDDAVQESRNADEKAKKAITDVS from the exons ATGAGCACAGACGCAGAGATGGAGCAGTATGGCCCGGCGGCGGTCTACCTCCGGaagccagagagggagaggattgAGGCACAAACTGCTCCTTTTGATGCCAAAACCGCCTATTTTGTGGCTGAGCCAGCGGAGATGTACCTCAAGGGTAAACTTGTGAAGAAAGAGGGTGGAAAAGCCACGGTGGAAACCGACTGTGGAAAG ACGATCACAGTAAAAGAGGAGGACATCCACCCCAGGAACCCTCCCAAGTATGACAAAATTGAGGACATGGCCATGATGACCCACCTCAATGAGCCTTGCGTGTTGTATAACCTCAAAGAGCGTTATGCATCATGGATGATCTAC ACCTACTCTGGGTTGTTTTGCGTTGTGGTGAATCCCTATAAGTGGCTTCCTGTGTATGATACTACATGTGTACAAGCATACAGAGGCAAGAAGAGGATTGAGGCTCCACCCCacatcttctccatctctgacaATGGCTATCAGTTCATGCTCACTG ATCGTGAGAACCAGTCTGTCCTGATTAC TGGAGAATCCGGTGCTGGAAAGACTGTCAACACTAAGCGTGTCATCCAGTACTTTGCAACAATTGCAGCTATTGGAGCTAAGAAGGCTGACGCACAACAGCAAACGAGCAAAATTAAG GGCTCTCTTGAGGACCAGATTGTTGCAGCCAACCCTCTGTTGGAGGCCTATGGTAATGCCAAGACTGTGAGGAATGACAACTCCTCTCGTTTT GGTAAATTTATCAGGATCCACTTTGGCACTACTGGCAAGCTGGCTTCAGCTGATATTGAAACAT ATCTGCTGGAGAAGTCTCGTGTCACCTTCCAGTTGTCTGCTGAGAGGAGCTACCATATCTTCTACCAGCTGATGACTGGTCACAAGCCTGAGCTCCTGG AGGCTCTTCTGATCACCACCAACCCCTATGACTACCCAATGATCAGTCAGGGTGAAATCACTGTGAAAAGCATCGATGATGTGGAGGAGTTCATTGCAACAGat ACTGCTATTGACATCTTGGGCTTCAACGCTGAAGAAAAAATGGGCATCTACAAGCTGACTGGAGCTGTGGTTCATCATGGTGGCATGAAATTCAAGCAGAAGCAGCGTGAGGAGCAGGCTGAACCAGATGGCAATGAGG AGGCTGATAAAATCGCCTACCTCCTGGGCCTGAACTCAGCTGATATGCTGAAAGCTCTGTGCTACCCAAGAGTCAAGGTCGGCAATGAGATGGTGACCAAAGGTCAGACCGTCCCACAG GTCAACAATTCTGTCAGCGCTCTGTGCAAATCCATCTAtgagaaaatgttcttgtgGATGGTCATCCGTATCAATGAGATGCTGGACACAAAGCAGGCAAGACAGTTCTTCATTGGAGTGTTGGATATCGCTGGATTTGAGATCTTTGAT TTCAACAGCTTggagcagctctgcatcaaCTTCACCaatgaaaaactgcaacagTTCTTCAACCACACAATGTTTGTCCTGGAGCAAGAGGAGTACAAGAAGGAGGGTATTGTTTGGGAGTTCATTGACTTTGGTATGGACTTGGCTGCCTGCATTGAGCTTATCGAGAAG CCAATGGGCATCTTCTCCATCCTTGAAGAGGAGTGCATGTTCCCCAAGGCCTCTGACACAACTTTCAAGAACAAGCTGCATGATCAGCATCTTGGCAAAACCAAGGCCTTTGAGAAGCCAAAGCCTGGAAAGGGCAAGGCTGAAGCTCACTTCGCCCTGGTTCACTATGCTGGCACAGTTGAATACAATATCAATGGCTGGCTGGACAAGAACAAGGACCCCCTGAACGAGTCAGTTGTTCAGCTCTACCAGAAATCGTCCAATAAACTGCTGGCGTTACTATATGCAGCCATGCCTGGAGCTGATG aggctgctggtggtggcgGCAAGAAGGGAGGCAAGAAGAAGGGTGGTTCCTTCCAGACTGTGTCTGCTCTTTTCAGG GAGAACTTGGGCAAGCTGATGACCAACTTGAGGAGCACCCACCCTCACTTTGTCCGCTGTCTGATTCCCAATGAAACAAAGACCCCAG GTCTTATGGAGAACTTCTTGGTCATCCACCAGCTGAGGTGTAATGGTGTGCTGGAGGGCATCAGAATCTGCAGAAAGGGCTTCCCAAGCAGAATCCTCTACGGTGACTTCAAGCAGAG ATACAAAGTATTGAATGCCAGTGTCATCCCTGAGGGACAGTTCATTGACAACAAGAAAGCTTCAGAAAAGCTGCTGGGCTCCATTGATGTGGACCACACTCAGTACAAGTTTGGACACACAAAG GTATTCTTCAAAGCTGGTCTGCTGGGTACcctggaggagatgagagatgagaaacTGGCTTCACTGGTGACCATGACTCAGGCTCTCTGCAGAGGATATGTCATGAGGAAGGAGTTTGTTaagatgatggagaggag GGAAGCCATCTACTCAATTCAGTACAACATCCGTTCATTCATGAATGTTAAGAACTGGCCATGGATGAATCTCTACTTCAAGGTCAAGCCTCTCCTGAAGAGTGCTGAGACTGaaaaggagctgcagcagatgaaggagaaCTATGATAAGATGAAAACAGACCTGGCTACTGCCCTGGCCAAGAAGAAGgaactggaggagaagatggttTCCCTGGTACAGGAGAAGAATGACCTGCAACTCCAAGTGGCTTCA GAAGTCGATAACCTCTCTGACGCTGAGGAAAGATGTGAAGGGCTCATTAAGAGCAAGATCCAACTCGAGGCCAAACTCAAAGAGACAACCGAGAGactggaggatgaagaggaaatcaATGCTGAGCTGACTGCcaagaagaggaagctggaggatgaatgCTCTGAGCTGAAGAAAGACATTGATGACTTGGAGCTCACTTTGGCTaaagtggagaaggagaaacatgCCACAGAAAACAAG GTGAAAAACCTGACAGAGGAGATGGCATCTCAAGATGAGGCTATTGCCAAGTTAACCAAGGAGAAGAAAGCCCTCCAAGAGAGCCACCAGCAAACACTTGATGATCTccaggcagaggaagacaaagtcaaCACTCTGACCAAAGCCAAGACAAAGCTGGAACAGCAAGTGGACGAT CTCGAGGGGTCACTGGAGCAAGAGAAGAAGCTCCGCATGGACCTTGAGAGAGCCAAGAGGAAGCTTGAAGGAGATCTGAAACTAGCCCAGGAATCCATAATGGATCTGGAGAATGACAAACAGCAATCTGATGAGAAAATCAAGAA GAAAGACTTTGAAACCAGCCAGCTCCTCAGCAAGATTGAGGATGAACAGTCTCTCGGTGCTCAGCTTCAGAAGAAGATCAAGGAGCTCCAG GCTCGtattgaggagctggaggaagagattGAGGCAGAGAGGGCTGCTCGGGCTAAGGTTGAGAAGCAGAGGGCTGACCTCTCCAGGGAGCTTGAGGAGATCAGTGAGAGGCTCGAGGAGGCTGGTGGAGCAACAGCTGCTCAGATTGAGATGAGCAAGAAGCGTGAAGCTGAGTTCCAGAAGTTGCGCCGGGATCTTGAAGAGTCAACCCTGCAGCATGAAGCAACCGCATCAGCTCTCCGCAAGAAGCAGGCAGACAGTGTTGCAGAGCTGGGAGAGCAGATCGACAACCTCCAGCGTGTcaagcagaagctggagaaggagaagagcgAGTACAAGATGGAGATTGATGACCTCTCCAGCAACATGGAGGCTGTTGCTAAAGCTAAG GGTAACttggaaaaaatgtgcagaactCTTGAGGACCAGTTCAGTGAGCTCAAAGCCAAAAATGATGAGAATGTTCGCCAGCTGAACGACATTAATGGACAGAAGGcaagactgcagacagagaatg GTGAGTTCTCCCGTCAGCTTGAAGAGAAGGAAGCTCTTGTTTCCCAGCTGACCAGAGGAAAACAGGCCTTCACTCAACAGATTGAGGAGCTGAAGAGACACGTTGAGGAGGAAGTCAAG GCCAAGAATGCCCTGGCCCATGCAGTTCAGTCAGCCCGCCATGACTGTGATCTGCTCAGAGAGCAGtttgaggaggagcaggaggccaaAGCTGAGCTACAGAGAGGAATGTCCAAGGCCAACAGTGAGGTGGCTCAATGGAGAACCAAATATGAGACTGATGCTATCCAGCGcactgaggagctggaggagtcCAA GAAAAAGCTTGCCCAGCGCTTGCAGGATGCTGAGGAATCCATTGAGGCTGTGAACTCCAAGTGCGCCTCCTTGGAGAAGACCAAGCAGAGGCTGCAGGGTGAGGTGGAGGACCTCATGATTGACGTTGAGAGAGCCAATGCTCTGGCTGCCAACCTTGACAAGAAGCAGAGGAACTTTGATAAG GTCCTTGCAGAATGGAAACAGAAGTATGAGGAGGgccaggcagagctggagggagcTCAGAAGGAGGCTCGTTCTCTCAGCACTGAACTGTTCAAGATGAAGAACTCTTATGAGGAGGCTCTGGATCATCTGGAGAccatgaagagagagaacaagaacCTGCAGC AGGAGATCTCAGACCTGACTGAACAGATTGGTGAGACTGGTAAGAGTATCCATGAGTTGGAGAAAGCCAAGAAGACTGTAGAGACTGAGAAGTCTGAAATTCAAACAGCACTGGAGGAAGCTGAG GGCACACTGGAACATGAGGAGGCCAAGATTCTCCGTGTCCAGCTTGAGCTCAACCAGATCAAAGGTGAAGTTGACAGGAAGCTGTCAGAGAAggatgaggagatggagcagatcAAGAGGAACAGCCAGAGAGTGATTGACTCCATGCAGAGCACTCTTGATTCTGAGGTCAGGAGCAGGAATGATGCCCTGAGAGtcaagaagaagatggagggagacctGAATGAGATGGAGATTCAGCTGAGCCATGCCAACAGGCAGGCTGCTGAGTCTCAGAAACAACTGAGGAATGTCCAGGGACAACTCAAG GATGCCCAACTGCACCTTGATGATGCTGTGAGAGGACAGGAAGACATGAAGGAGCAGGTTGCCATGGTGGAGCGCAGAAATGGCCTGATGGTGGCTGAGATCGAGGAGCTGAGAGCCGCTCTggaccagacagagagaggacgcAAAGTGGCTGAACAGGAGCTGGTTGATGCTAGTGAGCGTGTTGGACTGCTTCactctcag AATACCAGTCTTATGAACAccaagaagaagctggaggctGACCTCATCCAGGTTCAAGGTGAAGTGGATGATGCTGTTCAGGAATCAAGAAATGCTGACGAGAAAGCCAAGAAGGCTATTACTGATGTGAGTTAA